In Methanobacterium petrolearium, a single genomic region encodes these proteins:
- a CDS encoding ORC1-type DNA replication protein has protein sequence MPDRVEDILMGEETLFKDITVFNPDYIPENFLHRESQMEALALCLRPALKGGKPVNSVVIGSPATGKTTAIHKIFEMVERKSQKVATAYVNCQLYNTRFNIFAQIYKQLFGFLPAGTGVPFSRIYGEIMKKLSNEKKALVVALDDVNHLFYHKNANQILYDILRAYEVFPGVRTGVFAIISDIEFRFLLDKNVSSVFIPQEVMFQTYTWQEMRDILNERVKSGFYPSVVPDEILDEIVDVTSSTGDLRVGIDLLRTSGNFAEADASKTIAKKHLDKALHDIGSQSIQNTLDNLSADERELLRVLVQRGDDNPTAGDLYNTLKEYRSLSYASFDRVLKKLEFMRIIDTKFTGKGKRGNSRLILLRFDSKELGKWLD, from the coding sequence ATGCCAGATCGTGTTGAAGACATTTTAATGGGTGAAGAAACACTTTTCAAGGATATAACTGTGTTTAACCCGGATTATATTCCTGAAAATTTCCTTCATCGGGAATCTCAAATGGAAGCCTTGGCCCTTTGTCTTAGGCCTGCTTTGAAGGGGGGTAAACCAGTTAATAGTGTGGTGATAGGGTCTCCTGCCACGGGCAAAACCACAGCCATCCACAAAATCTTTGAAATGGTTGAAAGAAAGTCTCAAAAGGTGGCCACAGCTTATGTGAACTGTCAACTTTATAATACTCGTTTTAATATCTTCGCCCAGATATATAAGCAATTGTTCGGATTTCTCCCTGCAGGAACTGGAGTTCCCTTCTCCCGAATCTACGGGGAAATAATGAAGAAACTCTCCAACGAAAAAAAGGCACTGGTAGTTGCACTTGATGATGTGAATCATCTTTTCTACCATAAAAATGCTAATCAAATATTATATGACATTTTACGTGCCTACGAAGTCTTTCCAGGTGTCAGAACTGGAGTTTTTGCCATAATATCAGATATAGAATTCCGTTTCCTGCTGGATAAAAATGTTAGTTCGGTTTTCATCCCTCAGGAAGTGATGTTTCAAACCTACACCTGGCAGGAAATGAGGGATATACTAAATGAACGGGTTAAAAGTGGTTTTTATCCTTCAGTAGTGCCTGATGAGATCTTAGATGAAATAGTGGATGTTACCAGTTCAACTGGTGATCTACGTGTGGGTATTGATCTATTAAGGACCAGTGGGAATTTTGCAGAAGCAGATGCATCCAAAACCATTGCTAAAAAACATTTAGATAAAGCATTACACGATATAGGCTCTCAAAGCATTCAAAACACTCTGGATAACCTTTCTGCTGATGAAAGAGAGTTGTTAAGAGTGTTAGTTCAACGTGGTGATGATAATCCAACTGCAGGAGATCTGTACAATACTCTAAAGGAGTACCGGTCGTTGAGTTACGCTTCCTTTGACCGGGTTCTTAAGAAACTGGAATTTATGAGGATAATTGACACCAAATTCACTGGAAAGGGAAAACGTGGCAATTCACGGCTTATCCTGTTGCGTTTTGATTCTAAAGAACTGGGAAAATGGTTGGATTAA
- a CDS encoding pyridoxal-phosphate-dependent aminotransferase family protein encodes MDETLLMIPGPTRVAPRVLKAMSENIVNHRSAIFGEILTETNQMMSDVFQTENKSYLITGSGTAAMEAALANTISKGDRVLNIVGGKFGQRFMQITETHGGIPVQLEVEWGHAVNPDDVRYILEEEEDIKAVTIVHNETSTGVANPIDQVGKIMEDFDALYIVDTVSSLGGDDVFVDGYGIDICVTGSQKCLAAPPGMAAITLSDDAWDVVDKTENQTYYLNMKKYKKSGDAVPPETPYTPAVSLMYAMQEALRVIMEEGLEERVKRHKLAAEATRNGVSALGLELFAQKEAASNTVTSIRMPEGITDKELRGTMRERYRIELAGGQDHLKGNVFRIGHMGNITHREIISTIAALEMTMQGLGLDVEIGEGVAAVADTYLEGSI; translated from the coding sequence ATGGATGAAACTTTACTGATGATTCCCGGACCCACCCGTGTGGCCCCCAGGGTCCTGAAGGCCATGTCAGAGAACATTGTTAACCATAGAAGTGCTATTTTCGGTGAAATTCTCACTGAAACCAACCAGATGATGTCTGATGTATTCCAGACTGAAAACAAATCTTACCTTATCACTGGCTCCGGCACAGCCGCAATGGAGGCCGCCCTGGCCAACACCATCAGTAAGGGAGACCGTGTGTTAAATATTGTGGGAGGTAAATTCGGACAACGTTTCATGCAGATAACCGAAACCCACGGCGGAATTCCTGTGCAACTGGAAGTTGAATGGGGACATGCAGTTAACCCTGATGATGTTCGTTACATCCTGGAAGAGGAAGAAGATATTAAGGCAGTGACCATTGTACATAATGAAACATCCACTGGTGTTGCCAACCCCATAGACCAGGTGGGTAAAATAATGGAGGATTTTGACGCCCTGTACATCGTGGACACTGTGTCATCCCTGGGTGGGGATGACGTGTTCGTGGATGGTTATGGAATTGACATTTGTGTTACCGGTTCACAGAAGTGCCTGGCTGCGCCTCCAGGTATGGCTGCCATCACCCTCAGTGATGATGCCTGGGATGTAGTGGATAAGACAGAAAATCAGACTTATTACCTTAACATGAAAAAATACAAAAAGAGTGGAGACGCAGTACCACCAGAAACACCCTACACCCCTGCAGTTTCATTAATGTATGCTATGCAGGAAGCCCTCAGAGTGATCATGGAAGAAGGATTAGAAGAAAGGGTTAAAAGACACAAACTCGCAGCTGAAGCCACCAGAAATGGTGTTAGTGCCCTGGGACTGGAATTATTCGCCCAGAAAGAAGCAGCCAGTAACACCGTGACCTCAATCCGGATGCCTGAAGGAATAACTGACAAAGAACTCCGTGGTACCATGAGGGAACGTTACAGGATTGAACTGGCTGGAGGTCAGGACCACCTTAAAGGTAATGTCTTCCGTATCGGCCATATGGGTAACATAACCCACAGAGAAATAATAAGCACCATCGCTGCCCTGGAAATGACCATGCAAGGCCTGGGACTGGATGTGGAAATTGGTGAAGGTGTGGCTGCTGTGGCGGATACTTATTTAGAGGGAAGTATTTAA
- a CDS encoding 6-hydroxymethylpterin diphosphokinase MptE-like protein, with protein MELTLWMQWYQHILEDFGFVREDDERSAEILNNILDDIGALTPQDIKIKDKVIVFGAGPSLKPNLDVLKRINLDEFTLIAADGATTALLEEGISPDVIVTDLDGRIDDIISANQQGALMVVHAHGNNLEQIEKYTQKLMNVLGTTQSVPLASVYNFGGFTDGDRCVFLAMALGAKVIILSGMDFGKMVTHYSRPDQEDGPADQIKQKKLKWAKKLVRWAAVNSEVKFLNISQGEPVECVENIDPELLETITG; from the coding sequence ATGGAACTGACCCTCTGGATGCAGTGGTACCAGCACATCCTGGAAGACTTCGGTTTTGTTCGGGAGGATGATGAACGCTCTGCAGAAATATTAAACAACATATTGGATGATATCGGGGCTTTAACACCACAAGATATCAAAATCAAGGATAAAGTCATTGTTTTCGGAGCAGGACCTTCTTTAAAACCCAATCTTGATGTTTTAAAGAGGATTAACCTAGATGAGTTCACCCTCATAGCTGCAGACGGGGCCACAACCGCCCTTTTAGAGGAAGGAATAAGCCCTGATGTCATAGTAACCGACCTGGACGGTCGGATAGATGACATTATATCTGCTAACCAGCAAGGAGCCTTGATGGTGGTCCATGCCCATGGAAATAACCTGGAACAAATTGAGAAATACACTCAAAAACTGATGAATGTCCTGGGAACCACTCAGAGTGTACCCCTTGCCAGTGTTTACAATTTTGGAGGATTCACTGATGGTGATCGTTGTGTTTTCCTGGCCATGGCCCTGGGGGCAAAGGTTATAATATTATCTGGCATGGACTTTGGGAAGATGGTAACCCATTATTCCAGACCAGACCAGGAAGATGGTCCAGCAGACCAGATAAAACAGAAAAAACTGAAATGGGCCAAAAAACTGGTCAGGTGGGCTGCAGTTAATTCTGAAGTGAAGTTTTTGAATATTTCACAGGGAGAACCTGTGGAATGTGTGGAAAATATTGATCCAGAGTTACTTGAAACCATAACGGGTTAA
- a CDS encoding nucleotidyltransferase family protein, translating into MRVLDLIKAHEQEIKNKYSVTKIGVFGSYARGEEKESSDVDVLVEFNEATYHNFIELIFFLEKLLDKKVDLVTTGGLSHYMKPTVEKEVLWCEQR; encoded by the coding sequence ATGAGGGTTTTGGACTTAATCAAGGCACATGAACAGGAAATTAAAAATAAATATAGTGTCACCAAAATAGGAGTTTTTGGCTCCTATGCCAGAGGGGAAGAGAAGGAATCAAGTGATGTTGATGTTCTAGTTGAATTTAATGAGGCCACATATCATAATTTTATAGAGCTGATATTTTTCCTGGAAAAATTACTGGATAAAAAAGTTGATCTGGTTACAACTGGAGGTTTAAGCCATTATATGAAACCTACTGTTGAAAAAGAGGTGTTATGGTGTGAACAAAGATGA
- a CDS encoding DUF4012 domain-containing protein, producing MSKKLIAIILLIIILISGFLIVSYFYTQGKEKFEGNYNVLLLCVDTSEQRPGVGAVDMAFVVNVNQGKLVNMTPVYPGGLSHPTLSPTSEMKSYGIDKYYLHDSLWGSDTEAGAKIAQEIVEYNTGLKTNLVVIVTPEAIDALIQAVGPVYVEGQGYVTGNSIDFLREEQNKNGMSRGSAVESLMDGLKDKAQNQTNRKVLMETASSQYAQGNLYVIPSSVFQEFVVYEGINSLF from the coding sequence ATGTCAAAAAAATTAATTGCCATAATCCTATTAATCATAATCTTGATAAGTGGATTTCTGATTGTGTCCTACTTTTATACTCAGGGAAAGGAAAAATTTGAGGGAAACTACAACGTACTTCTTTTATGTGTGGATACCTCTGAACAGAGGCCCGGTGTGGGGGCGGTTGATATGGCATTTGTAGTGAATGTTAACCAGGGAAAATTGGTTAATATGACCCCTGTTTATCCCGGAGGATTGTCACATCCCACTTTATCTCCCACTTCTGAAATGAAAAGTTATGGTATAGATAAATATTACTTGCATGATTCTTTGTGGGGTTCTGATACTGAAGCAGGGGCTAAAATAGCCCAGGAAATTGTTGAATATAACACTGGCTTAAAAACTAATCTGGTGGTTATTGTAACACCTGAAGCAATAGATGCCCTGATTCAGGCCGTTGGCCCGGTTTATGTGGAGGGTCAGGGTTATGTGACTGGTAATTCCATTGACTTTTTAAGGGAAGAACAGAATAAAAATGGCATGTCACGGGGTAGTGCTGTAGAATCTCTTATGGATGGTCTTAAAGATAAAGCCCAAAATCAAACCAATCGTAAAGTTCTCATGGAAACTGCATCGTCCCAGTATGCTCAGGGTAACCTTTATGTTATCCCTTCTTCTGTTTTCCAAGAGTTTGTAGTGTATGAAGGAATAAACAGTTTATTTTAA
- a CDS encoding HepT-like ribonuclease domain-containing protein, translating into MNKDEVFLYHILDEIHLVENQTKSLEFEDFLSDPVLQRAVSRSLEIIGEVSKSISIEFKNANPQIEWKKAAGLRDKLIHHYSGVEWNIIWNVIYNELPQMEKKIEAILNQEK; encoded by the coding sequence GTGAACAAAGATGAAGTATTCCTATACCACATTCTAGATGAGATACACCTTGTAGAAAACCAGACAAAATCATTAGAATTTGAAGATTTTTTATCGGATCCGGTATTGCAAAGAGCAGTTTCAAGGAGTTTAGAGATTATAGGTGAGGTCTCAAAGAGTATATCAATTGAATTTAAAAATGCCAACCCACAAATTGAATGGAAAAAAGCTGCAGGTTTACGGGATAAACTCATTCACCACTATTCTGGTGTTGAATGGAATATAATTTGGAATGTTATTTACAACGAACTTCCACAAATGGAAAAGAAAATTGAAGCAATTTTAAATCAGGAAAAATAA